One segment of Macaca fascicularis isolate 582-1 chromosome 2, T2T-MFA8v1.1 DNA contains the following:
- the EAF1 gene encoding ELL-associated factor 1 isoform X2 has protein sequence MKSQLHCHISLAEGSSKIQARMEQQPTRPPQTSQPPPPPPPMPFRAPTKPPVGPKTSPLKDNPSPEPQLDDIKRELRAEVDIIEQMSSSSGSSSSDSESSSGSDDDSSSSGGEDNGPASPPQPSHQQPYNSRPAVANGTSRPQGSNQLMNTLRNDLQLSESGSDSDD, from the exons AGCTGAGGGCAGCAGTAAAATCCAGGCCCGAATGGAACAGCAGCCCACTCGTCCTCCACAGACGTCAcagccaccaccacctccaccacctatGCCATTCAGAGCTCCAACGAAGCCTCCAGTTGGACCCAAAACTTCTCCCTTGAAAGATAACCCCTCACCTGAACCTCAGTTGGATGACATCAAAAGAG AGCTAAGGGCTGAAGTTGACATTATCGAACAGATGAGCAGCAGCAGTGGGAGCAGCTCTTCAGACTCTGAGAGCTCTTCGGGAAGTGATGACGACAGCTCCAGCAGTGGAGGCGAGGACAATGGCCCAGCTTCTCCTCCGCAACCTTCACACCAGCAGCCCTACAACAGTAGGCCTGCCGTTGCCAACGGAACCAGCCGGCCACAAGGAAGCAACCAGCTCATGAACACCCTCA gaaatgaCTTGCAGTTGAGTGAGTCTGGCAGTGACAGTGATGACTAG